In one Leptospiraceae bacterium genomic region, the following are encoded:
- a CDS encoding transposase has protein sequence MKKNKTSHHSSQEEILPLEAFRKIAHNELLSLLQKASIEIIQQFIQLEVEELCGKVFSHKKNDLCHRGGSENGSIYIQGQKVPLRKPRVRKGNEELPLKSYKNLRKMDNISDRILNVLSAGVSSRKYEEVIEKLSEDAGLSKSSVSRQFILESRKKLDEFKNRKFENHKFFAVFIDGTNVGGQSIVTALGVDIEGNKHFLGFSEGSTENYEITKELLVSFRERGLKFTDKVIFILDGSGSLKKAIKEQFGDSAVIQRCTN, from the coding sequence ATGAAGAAGAATAAAACCAGCCATCATTCCAGTCAAGAGGAAATTTTACCTCTGGAAGCCTTTCGTAAAATAGCCCATAATGAGCTTTTAAGCCTGCTTCAGAAAGCCAGTATAGAAATCATTCAACAGTTTATTCAATTGGAAGTGGAAGAGTTATGTGGGAAAGTTTTTTCTCATAAGAAGAATGATTTATGCCACAGAGGCGGAAGCGAAAATGGTAGTATCTATATCCAGGGACAGAAAGTTCCTTTACGAAAACCACGAGTTCGCAAAGGAAATGAAGAGCTTCCATTAAAGAGTTATAAAAATCTCAGAAAGATGGATAATATTTCAGATAGAATATTAAATGTCTTATCAGCAGGTGTTAGTTCTCGGAAGTATGAAGAGGTAATTGAGAAGTTATCAGAAGATGCTGGTTTATCCAAAAGCTCTGTTTCGAGACAATTCATTTTAGAATCGAGAAAAAAGCTTGATGAGTTTAAGAACAGAAAATTTGAAAATCATAAATTCTTTGCAGTATTCATAGACGGAACTAATGTGGGAGGTCAATCTATAGTAACAGCTCTTGGAGTTGATATTGAAGGAAACAAGCATTTCCTTGGATTTTCAGAGGGTTCTACGGAGAACTATGAAATTACAAAAGAACTTTTAGTGTCTTTCCGGGAGAGGGGTCTGAAATTTACAGATAAAGTGATTTTTATTTTGGATGGTTCAGGCTCTTTAAAGAAAGCCATAAAAGAACAATTTGGAGATAGTGCAGTTATCCAGAGATGTACCAATTAG
- a CDS encoding transposase has protein sequence MYQLESRKKLDEFKNRKFENHKFFAVFIDGTNVGGQSIVTALGVDIEGNKHFLGFSEGSTENYEITKELLVSFRERGLKFTDKVIFILDGSGSLKKAIKEQFGDSAVIQRCTNHKLWNLLAKLPEKHHEECKLRYRRIFSCNEYSDAKEEYLGFETWLSRISYSASNSLKEAEYDLLTIHKIRMPVEMRKTFLTTNTIESGFSGPKSLMKRVKKWNLGTDMISRWVSVNLLYQEKRFRKINGVNKINIFLADFLEQQLDKKVAA, from the coding sequence ATGTACCAATTAGAATCGAGAAAAAAGCTTGATGAGTTTAAGAACAGAAAATTTGAAAATCATAAATTCTTTGCAGTATTCATAGACGGAACTAATGTGGGAGGTCAATCTATAGTAACAGCTCTTGGAGTTGATATTGAAGGAAACAAGCATTTCCTTGGATTTTCAGAGGGTTCTACGGAGAACTATGAAATTACAAAAGAACTTTTAGTGTCTTTCCGGGAGAGGGGTCTGAAATTTACAGATAAAGTGATTTTTATTTTGGATGGTTCAGGCTCTTTAAAGAAAGCCATAAAAGAACAATTTGGAGATAGTGCAGTTATCCAGAGATGTACCAATCACAAGCTCTGGAACTTACTCGCAAAGCTTCCAGAGAAACACCATGAGGAATGTAAGCTTCGTTATCGAAGAATCTTTTCTTGCAATGAATATAGTGATGCTAAAGAAGAATACCTGGGTTTTGAAACCTGGCTAAGTCGAATAAGTTATTCTGCTTCAAACAGTTTAAAAGAAGCAGAATATGATCTATTAACTATTCATAAAATACGAATGCCTGTGGAAATGCGTAAAACATTTTTAACAACGAATACAATTGAATCTGGTTTCAGTGGCCCCAAATCGTTAATGAAAAGAGTCAAGAAATGGAATCTGGGAACAGATATGATTTCAAGATGGGTATCTGTTAATTTGCTTTATCAAGAGAAAAGGTTTCGCAAGATAAATGGAGTTAATAAAATTAATATATTTTTAGCTGACTTTTTAGAACAACAGCTTGACAAAAAAGTAGCTGCATAA